The proteins below are encoded in one region of Clostridium fermenticellae:
- the recA gene encoding recombinase RecA — protein MANVNNEKLKALDSALMQIEKQFGKGSIMKLGEHSTLDLDAISTGCLDLDIALGIGGIPKGRVVEIFGPESSGKTTVALHIIGEAQKAGGAAAFIDAEHALDPGYAKILGVDIENLIVSQPDTGEQALEIAEALVRSGAIDVIVVDSVAALVPKAEIEGEMGDSHVGLQARLMSQALRKLTGSINKSKCSVVFINQLREKVGIMFGNPEITPGGRALKFYSSVRMDVRRIDSIKQGDEVVGNRTRIKVIKNKVAPPFKQAEFDIMYKQGISREGNVLDVGVREELVQKSGAWFSYKETRLGQGRENAKQFLKENPNIMYEIENTIREKYDLPIINPKINEESKEKPKNKKEDVDQEK, from the coding sequence TTGGCAAATGTTAATAACGAAAAATTAAAGGCACTTGATTCTGCGTTGATGCAAATAGAGAAGCAGTTTGGTAAAGGCTCTATAATGAAATTGGGTGAACATAGTACTCTTGACTTAGATGCAATATCAACTGGATGCTTGGATCTTGATATAGCACTTGGAATAGGAGGTATTCCAAAAGGAAGAGTTGTAGAAATATTTGGCCCCGAATCATCTGGTAAAACTACAGTAGCATTACATATAATAGGAGAAGCTCAGAAAGCTGGTGGAGCAGCGGCATTTATAGATGCTGAGCATGCACTTGATCCTGGGTATGCAAAGATACTTGGTGTAGATATAGAAAATTTGATTGTATCTCAACCGGATACTGGGGAACAAGCACTTGAAATAGCTGAAGCACTTGTAAGGTCTGGAGCTATAGATGTTATAGTAGTTGATTCTGTAGCTGCGTTAGTTCCTAAGGCAGAAATAGAAGGAGAAATGGGAGATTCTCATGTTGGACTTCAAGCAAGGCTTATGTCTCAGGCTTTAAGAAAACTTACTGGATCTATAAATAAATCCAAATGTTCAGTAGTATTTATAAACCAGCTTAGAGAAAAGGTTGGTATTATGTTTGGAAATCCAGAAATTACACCTGGTGGAAGAGCACTTAAATTTTATTCTTCTGTCAGAATGGATGTAAGGAGAATAGACTCTATAAAACAAGGCGATGAAGTGGTAGGGAATAGAACTAGGATAAAGGTAATTAAAAATAAAGTTGCACCTCCGTTTAAACAAGCAGAATTTGATATAATGTATAAACAGGGAATATCAAGAGAAGGGAATGTTTTGGATGTTGGTGTAAGAGAAGAGTTAGTTCAAAAAAGTGGGGCATGGTTCTCATATAAAGAGACAAGACTTGGACAAGGAAGGGAAAATGCAAAGCAATTTTTAAAAGAAAACCCAAATATAATGTATGAGATAGAAAATACGATAAGAGAAAAATACGATCTTCCAATTATAAATCCTAAGATAAATGAAGAGAGTAAGGAAAAACCTAAGAATAAAAAAGAAGATGTTGATCAAGAAAAATAG
- the rny gene encoding ribonuclease Y, which translates to MNSIIYVIITGIVVAIVLLIMLYLIKNKAETIKSEALVESNRLKEEAKRDAESKKKEAILEAKEEVHKLRADFDKESRDRRNESQRFERRLIQREELLDKKSDMLEKRDENLNKKQQKIDELQQNVEQLYERQREELERLSGLTSEQAKEILLDEVKREIKHESAIMIKEVETKAKEEADKKAREIITCAIQRCAADHVAETTVYVVSLPNDEMKGRIIGREGRNIRTLETLTGVDLIIDDTPEAVILSGFDPIRREVARIALEKLIIDGRIHPARIEEMVEKAKKEVENNIKEEGEQATFETSVHGLHLELIKLLGRLKYRTSYGQNVLKHSIEVAYLAGLMASELGIDPTIAKRAGLLHDIGKAVDHEVEGPHAIIGSEVAKKYHESPIIVNAIAAHHDDVESESLEAVLVQAADAISAARPGARRETLEAYIKRLEKLEEIANSCEGVEKSYAIQAGREIRIMIKPEEIDDAGALEMARNIVKRIENELEYPGQIKVNVIRETRAIEYAK; encoded by the coding sequence ATGAATTCTATTATATATGTGATTATTACTGGTATAGTAGTAGCTATTGTTTTGTTAATAATGTTATACCTTATAAAAAATAAGGCTGAAACTATAAAATCGGAGGCTCTTGTAGAGTCTAATAGACTGAAAGAAGAAGCTAAGAGAGATGCAGAATCCAAAAAGAAGGAAGCAATACTTGAGGCTAAAGAAGAAGTCCATAAATTAAGGGCAGATTTTGATAAAGAATCAAGGGATCGAAGAAATGAATCCCAGAGATTTGAAAGAAGATTAATTCAAAGAGAAGAACTTCTTGATAAGAAGAGTGATATGCTTGAAAAAAGAGATGAAAATCTTAATAAAAAACAGCAAAAAATTGATGAATTACAACAAAATGTAGAGCAATTATATGAAAGACAAAGAGAGGAACTTGAGAGGTTATCAGGGTTGACATCTGAGCAGGCTAAAGAAATATTGCTAGATGAAGTTAAAAGGGAAATCAAGCATGAATCTGCAATTATGATTAAAGAAGTAGAAACAAAGGCAAAGGAAGAAGCAGACAAAAAGGCAAGAGAAATAATAACATGTGCTATTCAAAGATGTGCAGCAGATCATGTTGCAGAAACAACTGTATATGTTGTTTCTCTCCCTAATGATGAAATGAAAGGTAGAATAATAGGAAGAGAAGGCAGAAATATAAGGACTCTTGAAACGTTGACTGGTGTTGATTTAATTATCGATGATACACCGGAGGCTGTTATTCTCTCTGGATTTGATCCTATAAGAAGAGAAGTAGCTAGAATAGCGTTAGAGAAGCTGATAATTGATGGAAGAATTCATCCAGCGAGAATTGAAGAAATGGTTGAAAAAGCTAAAAAAGAAGTTGAAAATAACATAAAAGAAGAGGGAGAGCAGGCAACTTTTGAAACAAGTGTACATGGCCTTCACTTAGAATTGATAAAATTGTTAGGAAGATTGAAATATAGAACTAGTTATGGCCAAAATGTATTAAAACATTCAATTGAAGTTGCATATTTAGCTGGTCTTATGGCATCAGAGCTTGGAATTGATCCTACCATAGCGAAAAGGGCAGGATTACTTCATGATATAGGTAAAGCAGTTGATCACGAAGTAGAAGGACCCCATGCAATTATTGGATCAGAAGTAGCAAAAAAATATCATGAATCTCCTATAATTGTAAATGCTATTGCAGCTCATCATGATGATGTAGAGTCTGAATCGCTTGAAGCTGTGCTTGTTCAAGCAGCAGATGCTATATCAGCAGCAAGGCCTGGAGCTAGAAGAGAGACTTTAGAGGCTTATATAAAGAGATTAGAAAAGCTGGAAGAAATAGCAAATTCATGTGAAGGCGTGGAAAAGTCATATGCCATTCAAGCAGGTAGAGAAATAAGAATTATGATCAAACCAGAAGAAATTGATGATGCAGGAGCTTTGGAAATGGCAAGAAACATAGTAAAGAGAATAGAAAATGAATTGGAGTATCCTGGTCAAATAAAAGTAAATGTAATAAGAGAAACACGTGCGATTGAATACGCAAAGTAA
- the spoVS gene encoding stage V sporulation protein SpoVS — MEVLKVSAKSSPNSVAGALAGVLRERGAAEIQAIGAGALNQAVKAVAIARGFVAPSGIDLICIPAFTDIEIDGEERTAIKLIVQPR, encoded by the coding sequence ATGGAAGTATTAAAAGTTTCAGCAAAATCAAGTCCAAATTCAGTTGCAGGAGCCTTAGCAGGTGTTTTAAGAGAAAGAGGGGCTGCAGAGATACAAGCTATAGGAGCAGGAGCTCTAAACCAGGCTGTAAAAGCTGTTGCAATAGCAAGAGGTTTTGTAGCACCAAGTGGTATAGATTTAATATGTATTCCCGCATTTACGGATATTGAAATAGATGGTGAAGAAAGAACTGCGATAAAGTTAATTGTTCAACCAAGATAG
- a CDS encoding decaprenyl-phosphate phosphoribosyltransferase, translating to MDIKAILQLMRPKQWIKNSFVFAAIVFSGNFLNGRLLYYNILTFIIFCFTSSTVYILNDIVDIEKDKCHPDKKKRPLPSGRISKRTAIIFDILILFCVIFFSYIYLNLKILSIFLIYIIVNIFYCFKLKNIVILDVMTITFGFVLRVESGSLASNVQISPWLFLCTILLALFLALNKRKSELIALKDKSSSHRKILKEYSIDYIDSMLTIVTPSILMAYCLYTFSSVQSKTMIFTIPFILYGIFRYQYLMDKENIGGKPEDVFFKDTPFLVDILLWGISVLIIIYLKL from the coding sequence ATGGACATAAAGGCGATATTACAACTTATGAGACCAAAACAGTGGATAAAAAATTCATTTGTGTTTGCTGCCATAGTCTTTTCTGGTAATTTCTTAAATGGAAGGCTACTTTATTATAATATATTAACTTTTATTATATTTTGTTTTACATCATCAACTGTATATATATTAAATGATATAGTTGATATAGAAAAAGATAAATGTCATCCAGACAAGAAAAAAAGGCCACTTCCAAGTGGACGCATTTCAAAAAGAACGGCTATTATATTTGATATTCTTATATTGTTTTGCGTTATATTTTTTTCTTATATATATCTAAACTTGAAAATATTGAGTATATTTTTGATTTACATAATAGTAAATATATTTTACTGTTTTAAATTAAAGAATATAGTCATATTAGATGTAATGACTATAACCTTTGGATTTGTACTTAGAGTAGAAAGCGGAAGTCTTGCTTCAAATGTTCAGATTTCTCCATGGCTATTTTTATGTACAATATTGTTAGCATTATTTTTAGCACTTAACAAGAGAAAAAGTGAACTGATAGCTTTAAAGGATAAAAGTTCATCGCATAGGAAGATATTAAAAGAATATTCTATAGATTATATAGATAGTATGCTTACTATAGTTACACCATCTATACTAATGGCTTACTGCCTTTATACATTTAGTTCAGTACAAAGTAAAACTATGATATTTACAATCCCATTTATATTGTATGGTATATTCAGATATCAGTATCTGATGGATAAGGAAAATATAGGTGGAAAACCTGAAGATGTTTTTTTCAAAGACACTCCTTTTTTGGTTGATATATTGTTATGGGGAATATCAGTACTGATTATAATATATTTGAAGTTATAA
- a CDS encoding SMR family transporter → MIVLILISVLLGAVGQVLVKYGITGVQLDLTFRHLIPSIISIIKNLPVMCGIISYGVSFLLWIKVLSKVELSYAYPMVSMGYILVMIFSYFLFKENISILRIIGVAFIIIGVVLVARS, encoded by the coding sequence ATGATAGTATTGATATTAATTTCAGTTTTATTAGGTGCTGTAGGACAGGTACTTGTAAAGTACGGAATAACAGGAGTTCAATTGGATTTAACATTTAGGCACCTTATACCTAGTATAATTAGCATAATTAAAAATTTACCAGTTATGTGTGGAATAATATCCTATGGGGTGAGTTTTTTACTGTGGATAAAAGTTTTGAGTAAGGTAGAGTTGAGTTATGCATACCCTATGGTGAGTATGGGTTATATTTTGGTTATGATTTTTTCCTATTTTTTATTTAAGGAAAATATTTCGATTTTAAGGATTATTGGTGTTGCATTTATTATAATAGGTGTTGTACTGGTAGCAAGGAGCTAA
- a CDS encoding pyridoxal phosphate-dependent aminotransferase: MTLSKKAQQIQPSITLAITAKAKEMRSNGIDVVGFGAGEPDFNTPKNIQDAAIEAIKKGYTKYTPASGIVELKKAIVNKFYKDNNLKYNTNQIIVSTGAKQCLANTFSAVLNPGDEVIIPIPYWVSYPELVKLADGIPVFVKTDEKNGFKYTIESLNKALTEKTKMILVNSPNNPTGTVYTKEELREIAEFAEKHDLFILSDEIYEKLIYGESKHISIASLSDDAYSRTIVINGVSKTYAMTGWRIGYAAASEKIIKLMSNIQSHTTSNPNSIAQYASLEALNSDPSDIDNMIKEFKRRRDFMIGRVNSIDNISCRKPEGAFYVMMNISGLFGKKSDEIEIKDSLSFSQMLLEKQKVAVVPGAGFGVDNYVRLSYATSMENIQEGLNRIDQFVKSLN; this comes from the coding sequence ATGACTTTGTCAAAAAAGGCGCAGCAGATCCAACCATCTATAACTTTAGCGATAACTGCTAAGGCAAAAGAGATGAGATCAAATGGAATAGATGTAGTTGGTTTTGGAGCCGGAGAACCAGATTTTAATACACCTAAAAATATACAAGATGCTGCTATAGAAGCTATAAAAAAAGGATATACTAAGTATACTCCAGCTTCAGGAATAGTAGAATTAAAAAAGGCAATTGTTAATAAATTTTATAAGGATAATAATTTGAAGTATAATACAAATCAGATAATTGTTTCAACGGGGGCAAAGCAATGCCTGGCTAATACATTTTCCGCAGTTTTAAATCCGGGAGATGAAGTAATAATCCCCATACCATATTGGGTTAGTTATCCGGAGCTTGTTAAATTGGCTGACGGAATTCCAGTATTCGTTAAAACTGATGAAAAGAATGGGTTTAAATATACAATAGAGAGTCTTAATAAAGCACTAACTGAGAAGACCAAGATGATTCTCGTAAACAGTCCCAATAATCCAACAGGAACCGTCTATACCAAAGAGGAATTGAGAGAAATTGCGGAATTTGCTGAGAAACATGATTTGTTTATTTTATCAGATGAAATATATGAAAAATTAATATATGGAGAGAGTAAGCATATAAGCATAGCAAGTCTTTCAGATGATGCTTATAGTAGAACTATTGTCATAAATGGTGTTTCAAAAACTTATGCAATGACAGGATGGAGAATTGGATATGCTGCCGCAAGTGAAAAAATAATAAAACTTATGTCTAACATACAGAGTCATACCACATCAAATCCAAATTCAATAGCTCAGTATGCTTCATTGGAAGCATTAAATTCTGATCCTTCTGATATAGATAACATGATAAAAGAATTCAAAAGAAGAAGAGATTTTATGATAGGAAGAGTAAATTCGATAGATAATATATCTTGCAGAAAACCTGAAGGCGCATTTTATGTAATGATGAACATATCAGGATTGTTTGGTAAAAAATCTGATGAAATTGAAATAAAGGATTCTCTTAGTTTTTCACAAATGCTTTTGGAAAAACAAAAAGTTGCAGTAGTACCTGGTGCAGGGTTTGGTGTTGATAATTACGTTAGGCTCTCATATGCTACTTCTATGGAGAATATTCAGGAAGGGCTTAATAGAATAGATCAATTTGTAAAATCCTTGAATTAA
- a CDS encoding HPr family phosphocarrier protein: MVSKEVIVKSSTGLHARPATLLVKKASSFKSDISIEFDEKKANVKSLIGVLSLGVTKNAQIKISASGDDESLALEEIVKLLDSLEE, translated from the coding sequence ATGGTATCAAAAGAAGTTATAGTTAAGAGTTCAACGGGGTTACATGCACGTCCGGCAACATTATTAGTAAAAAAAGCATCTTCTTTTAAATCAGATATAAGTATAGAATTTGATGAAAAGAAGGCTAATGTAAAAAGTCTTATAGGAGTATTATCATTAGGAGTTACTAAAAATGCTCAAATAAAGATTTCAGCTTCAGGTGATGATGAATCATTAGCATTAGAAGAAATTGTTAAATTATTGGATTCTCTTGAAGAATAA
- a CDS encoding DUF378 domain-containing protein gives MYKLNVLDKLSFIFIIIGAINWGLIGLFNLNIVGLVFSEPVNLIGRIVYILIGISGIDMVLFLFKMRKSFKE, from the coding sequence ATGTATAAACTAAATGTTTTAGACAAGCTTTCATTTATCTTCATAATTATAGGGGCTATTAATTGGGGATTAATAGGATTATTTAACCTCAATATAGTAGGACTTGTATTTAGTGAACCTGTAAATTTAATCGGGAGAATTGTTTACATATTAATAGGAATATCAGGAATAGATATGGTACTGTTTTTATTCAAAATGAGAAAAAGTTTTAAAGAATAA